Below is a genomic region from Gemmatimonadaceae bacterium.
GGCAAGTGCGTATACCGACCAGATCGTGACGACGAGCAACGCAAACAGGATGACGGATTCCGGGCCGGCGCTCCGTGCGACCGCAAGCGGGCCTGCGGCTGCGAGAAGCGGCCAAGCGATCGAGCGAACTCCAAGTATGCGCGCGCTCTGAGCCGCGCATAATGTGAGTGCAAGCACAAAAAGCCCGCGCACTAGCCCGTGAGCGGTCGGCGCAGCCGACAAAAGGATCCATCCGAGAACCGCGGCGCCAAACATCACAGCTAAGGCCGGATGCGTCAGAAGCGACCTGTTCGCCGGCCTAGCGCCACGCCCAAATGGCCAACCCGGCCACGCAGGGAAAACTGTCTCGACCAACCGTGAACCGGTGATGAGCCCCGTCGGCCAATAACGCACGGTCACAAAGGTCCCCAGAAGCAGCAGTACCACAGAAGACGCGGCCGTGCCGACGTGAAGGAAGCTGCCCTCGACAAAACGCATCACTACAAGCGCCGCTGCAGAAATCACGAAGGCGCGGCCTGCATCAAACCGTGTCGCACACACTGCCAAGACGGGTACGATCGTGAGGAACTCGTTACCCGGAATACCATGCAGTGTTGGCCCGGCGAAGACGCCAACAAGCAACAGCAAGCCTATTTCCAAAAGCAGCACCATGCTTACTAAACGCCATACCGGAGAGCTATTGTCGGAGACGCGAGCACGAAGGGCGATACGACTGAACCACCCTGAATTCTTAGCCCAGATCGCTGATCCAACAATGACAGATATGCCCAGCCAGCAGACCCAGTCGGGCAATGCGTTGGGCGGAATCCGTGATTGCCAACTAGCGACAAACCATCGCGAACTGATTGCATCGGCTGCTCGGTGGCACCCTAACGTCACGAGCAGGAATGCGAGTGGACGCTCAAGAACGTTTCGTCGCAGCACCAAGGCCGACCCAGCTTGCAACAGGGCAACCGCCGAGAGCGGTAACAAGCCGACGAGGTTCAGGGCTGTGAGTGGCTGCCGCCCGACGATTGCCATGGCGCTGAGCCCAAGCCAACCGCCGATCGTCACCCAAGTGCCTGCTGCAAGATTGAGCGTGCCAAAGGCGCGCGCACTCGCGCTCAGAACGAGCGCAATAGACCCGTATATGAGCGCCTCTGTCAGCAAGTGCGAAATCACTTATTGGGCATATCACGAGGAACGAACCGTCCGTTGCTGATCCGAAATGTTGCAAATGCCGAGGCATCCAATCCCGCGTGATCAGTGGGACTAAACCGGAACGTTCCCGTGACGCCGTAATATGTGCCCAGGTTTTCCAACCCATCCCGCACGGCCGCACGGGTATGGATGCCCGGCTTGGAAAACACTTGCATCAAAGCCTGGAACCCATCGCGCGCGTGGCCACCGAAATGCGAAGGGGGACCACGGAAGTCTCTCTTGCCCCAGAACAGCTGGTAGTCGCTGATCACCTTGTCGGCCGGGAGAGCGGGGTTCAGAGCGCTTTGCTCAAGCAGCACCCGCGAGCCGATCACGACGAGCCCTTCCGCATCTGCACCCAGGTTTGCGAGAAAATCCTGGGAGGCATTGCCGTGGCTTAGATAGATGCTGGTCGGGCCGCGCTTGCGGAGCGCGTGAATAATTTCAGTTGGCCCGGGCGCAGTTCCCCAGATGACCACTGCGTCCAAGGCAGGTGGCAGCCCGCGCACGACAGGCTCTGCCGTTGTTAGTTTCGGGTCATAGGCGGACACATAAAGCACCCGAACCGCGCCGAGTTGTGACGCTGCGCGCTTAAACTGCTCTGCTCCACTCTTTCCAAATCCGTCATCGGAATATAGCAACCCCACGGTCGTTTTTCCGTCGGCGGTGAGCGCCGTGAGAAGTGCAGCGGCGGCCAAATCATCATTCTGAGCGAACTTGAACATCCACGGCCGAACGTGATCCGTGGTGTCGACAACAATCTTCTTGCTGGCGGCGAGGGCTAGCACGGGCAGTTTCAGCTCGTCGGCCAGGCTGCTCACCGCGATTGCTTCGCCGGAGGTGGACGGTCCTATCACCGCGAGAACAGTCGTATCTGCGGCGAAATCGCGGTAGAGCGAAGCAGCGCGGGCGGGATCTCCTGCGGAGTTCACAATTCGCAACCGGAATGGCATGGGCGTACTTGGCGCCAAAGAGTATTCCTTCTCCAGCGCCTCGAGCACTTGCTGTTCCGGCCGGCCGATGTAGTCAGCCGGGCCTTCACTCGCAACGATCACCCCGACGGTTGGCAGAGTCGTAGGCTGCTCGCTGCAGGCACTGACTGTGAGCAACAAGAAGAAGAGCAGCGGCGAATACGGGCGTGGCGTTCCCATTAGCGTCCCCTGATATCTGGCCTGGTTGGTCTAGCGATCGATAGCCTTCCGCAGGACATCACAGGTGGTTCTGACAATCTCGTGCCCATGCGGTGCGCGCGTGCCCGTACGAATGCAGCGGATTGGAAAATGCGTGCGCGCGGTTCAGAGTATACGTTGCGCAAAATGGGCGCGCGAGGGGGCAAGTGCTCAATTTGGAGAAGCTTGGCCCACGAGGCACCGGCAAGAATCGCCTGTCCCAGCAAATCTAGCCGTATTCCCATCTGATTTCGGGCGGCAAGGCCACGGTCGCCAAGATGTTCGTCAACAACGCCAGCGGGCAGCGGGGCCTCGTGTGCCAGTATGACGTCGTCTGTTTCGACGAGGTGGCCGGCATCTCCCAGGATCAGAAGGACGGTGTCAACATCATGAAGGGGTACATGGCGGCCGGGCAGTTCAGCCGCGGCAAAGAGAATATCCCGACCGAGGGTTCGATTGTGATGCTCGGCGACGTGGACGTGGAGCAGCGGCAGCGCGTATGACGGAACGGGGACAAAGTGAGCATTGTTGCATTGGTCCATCCGAAGACGGTGCGGCAGGAAGCGAAGCCACTATCTGCCGATGCGCGAAAGCGTCTGACGAGAATTGTCGTTAGCGATGATGAGCCGGACAGCGTGCCGACCGACGATCTTCGGGCGACCGGACGACACATGCCGCAACCAGAGTTGCAGTCCATTGCTGAACGGGTTGAGTAATAACAACGCTCCACCGATCAGGGCCAACCGCTGCAAATGGCCCGCCGGAATCACCGTGTCGAAGATATAGCGCAAGATCACGGCAAAGGGCCCAAGCAGGACGGCCTGCGCCAACGCTAACACGGCACAAAGCGGCGCTGCTTCCGCAGCGGGCGGCGCGATGAGCCGAGGCACAACCGCGCAGGACCAGCAGCTCTGAAACCTGTTGACGAGTACCGCGTGCGAGTTCAGCTACTCGGGTTCGACGACGTCCACCCGAGGCTCGGGTGGGGCGACGCGAACCAGGCGCGGCGTGGGCAGCAACTCGAGTGGACAGCAGGCGCGATGGAAGGTCGAGAACGGCCAGTTGATGCTGTGCGCCAACGGCGTCCAGTGGGTCCCTCAGCCGATGAAGATCGAGAACAACTCGAACGGCCATCCGATCGTCACGACCGGCGGAAAAGAATACATGATGTGCAAGTAGGGACACTCAGCGACGACGCACATCCTGCACGGCCGGCGCCACTCACGGAATGACGATGAACGTGAGCGCCGTGACGAAGCCCTGCGTTGCCACCATCACCAACTGATAGATCGTCACGAGCACGCATCGTCTAGCTTCATCGCCGCTGCTTCGCGGTCGAGTCTTTCGGCGAGCGCTCGGAAGCTTTCGTGGGCCTCAGCCCCGACATCTTCGCGTTGGACCCGCTCGAAGTCCTGCAACACGCTGCGCTGCTGCTCGGCGGAGAACATTTCGTCCGCCATCGGAAAGAGCATTTCGTCTTCCTTGATGATGTGATCCCGCAGCAACGCGACGTATCGTCGCGCGTTGGAGATGGCCGCCGCGCGCGCACCTGTGTCGCCCGCCTGGAGCTGGAGCGCGGCATCGCGCATACCACGCGTGAAAGCGCGTCCCTGCACGTGCTCGTCGAGGAACATGTCGAGAGGTCCGTCGGACCGGGGGACACCGCTCTCGACCATCGCTCCGAAGAGCACGCCTTCTTCCTTCCTGTGATGGCACCCATCAGCGAAGCCGGCGATGAAATCAGCGGCCTCAAGGAAAAACTCCGCGCGCACCGGATGCCCCTTCTCAAGATGCCAGGTCGCCGTTTCGAGCGCGTCGAGTATGCGCTCGATAAGCCGGTGCTCCTGCATCAGTTCGTCGGTGGCTCTCGCGAATTCGCCCATTACGCTTCCCCCCGGTGTGTGAGTCGTCCGCTGACCGGCGGATCGGCTGGAAGTTTAGTCTAATCGGGCTAGTCGGCGCTGGCGAACTCCGTTGCCGACGGGGACGGTACTGCCGCAACACTCACGTCTATCGGGAGCCTGACCCCGTTGTGCGTCTGGACTACGTCGAGCACGCCCTGCCACACGCTCGCGAACGAGTGACCCACTTCAATGGGCTCCTTGTCCTCGGAGAAGCCGCGTCCGCTGGCGATCCAGAACGGCGGCTGGTCGAGCTTTCCGGCGCTGACGAACACACTCGCAACGTCGTGATAGATGAGCTTCGCGTTGTAGTCGTGGACGTAATAGCCGGGCCTGTACCGGCTGTCCGCGATGACACGCTTCGTCCACTCCGTGTAGTAGTCGCGCATCGCTGCGGGCACCCTGTCCATGCGCTCGATGTCGAGAAACACTACTGTACCGGGAGCGAACCCTTCGCGAGCCGCGTGA
It encodes:
- a CDS encoding ABC transporter substrate-binding protein, coding for MGTPRPYSPLLFFLLLTVSACSEQPTTLPTVGVIVASEGPADYIGRPEQQVLEALEKEYSLAPSTPMPFRLRIVNSAGDPARAASLYRDFAADTTVLAVIGPSTSGEAIAVSSLADELKLPVLALAASKKIVVDTTDHVRPWMFKFAQNDDLAAAALLTALTADGKTTVGLLYSDDGFGKSGAEQFKRAASQLGAVRVLYVSAYDPKLTTAEPVVRGLPPALDAVVIWGTAPGPTEIIHALRKRGPTSIYLSHGNASQDFLANLGADAEGLVVIGSRVLLEQSALNPALPADKVISDYQLFWGKRDFRGPPSHFGGHARDGFQALMQVFSKPGIHTRAAVRDGLENLGTYYGVTGTFRFSPTDHAGLDASAFATFRISNGRFVPRDMPNK
- a CDS encoding BREX system Lon protease-like protein BrxL, translated to MISGGKATVAKMFVNNASGQRGLVCQYDVVCFDEVAGISQDQKDGVNIMKGYMAAGQFSRGKENIPTEGSIVMLGDVDVEQRQRV
- a CDS encoding hemerythrin domain-containing protein → MGEFARATDELMQEHRLIERILDALETATWHLEKGHPVRAEFFLEAADFIAGFADGCHHRKEEGVLFGAMVESGVPRSDGPLDMFLDEHVQGRAFTRGMRDAALQLQAGDTGARAAAISNARRYVALLRDHIIKEDEMLFPMADEMFSAEQQRSVLQDFERVQREDVGAEAHESFRALAERLDREAAAMKLDDACS